TCTCGTCCGGGGCAGCAAGGTCGGCCGGGAGATGAGGTACTCCCTGCGGCCGGACGGGTTGGACGCCACCAAGCGGTGGATGAACGCCCTCGCCGACGACTGGGACCGCCGCCTGGCCGCCATCAAGCGGTTCGCCGAGTCGACCGGGGACGCCGACCGCTGATCCACTGTGGACGGTCGGTCACCCGGTCGTGCGGACGTGCTCGTCGGTGAGCGCGTCGCAGGCGCACCAGTCGCCGTCGCACGGCCGGCCCACCTCGCTGCCGTACGGGCCGAGCCCGCGCACGGACGCCAGCACCTCGGCGCGTTGGTCGTCGGTCAGGGGCGGTCGCGCGGTGGCGTCCAGGTCCCAGGACGTCGTCGTGGTGTCGTCGATGTCGCCCACCACAGCGCCGTCGACGAACAAGGTGTACAGCGGGTGTTCGGGGAAGCTGTTGCGGCGCAGCACCCACCACGTGTCGTCCACCCGGGCGGCCAGGACGAAGACGCGGGTGGCGGTGCGGTGCCACGTCACGCGGCGGGTGAGGACGTCCGGCCGTGGGGGCATGGAGGTCAGGATGGAGGCGTGCCGCGCCCGGGGCAAGGGGGGTGTGCTCCGGGCGCGGCCGGTCCCCGATCCGCTACCTTGGCGCGACGGGCAGCGGGAGGGGAGCGGCGTGGAGGCTCGGGACGCTATCGAGTTGGCCAAGCGGTACATCCGGGAGCGCGGACTGGACTACCCGGTCGATGAGCTCGTCGCGGACCGGTTCGAGGTGGGCTGGAGCGTGTACGCCCCCGTCGAGGTGGACGAGAGCGACCCCATGGCGTTCCTCGACATGCCGGTCGGGCGCGCGGTGTTCCTGGTCGGGGACTCCGGGCGGGTCAAGGAGTCCTCCAGCTCGGTGCCGCCGCGGCAGGCGGAGGACGACTTCATCGCCGAGGAGCGGGCGGCCGACGGGATGCTCGACATCGAGTGGGCGGCCATGCAGCTCAAGGAGGAGGGCGCGATCCAGAGCTTCACGATCGTCGACACGCCCCACCCCGACGAGGTGCTCGCCGCCGAAGCGTCCGAGATGCTCGAACCGATCGTGCAGCAGCTCGCCCTGCTCGGGCCGCCCGGGTGGGCGCGGTTCGAAGCGGTGTTCACGCTTACCGTGTCCGCCGAGATCGCGCGGCTGCGGTTCTGGGTCGACGGCCGGTCGCGCGAGGCGACCGGCGTGCCGGAGCCGATCCTCGAGCTGGTGCGCCGGCAGCGCGACCTGGCCGCGCGGATGTCCGCCGGGCCGTGGTGGCGGCTGCTGCTGAACGTCACGAACGTCGGCCAGATGGCCGTGAACTACGACTACGGGGACACCCGGTTCCCCGACGAAGACCTGCTCGCTCCGGAGCACTACCGCAACGACCTGGCCGCCTACCCGCGGACCGACGTGCCGGAGTGGCTGGAGGACCACCTCGGCCTCGCCCCCGAGTCGCTCTCCCACGGCAACGACCGGATCGCCGTCGACGAGGTGGAGTGGGTCCGCCACCACAGCACGCACACCACCGAGAAACGCCTCTTCGGCCGCAAGCACCGCACCGCGTGGCACTTCTCGGCCGGCGGGCCGGGCACGACGCTCACGCTGGAGCTGACGACCGAGGGCAAGGACGCCCCGCCGCCGCAAGCCTGGACGCGCCTGGTCGACCTCTCGCGCCGGCACGTCGAACCCCGGCTCGTGGACGAGTTCGCCGACCGCGTCCGCCGGGGCGAGACCGTGGAGGTCGGTGGCCTGGAGGTGCACCAGGGCGGGGTCGCCGCGCCCGGCGGTTCCCTGCGCTGGCCCGCGATCGGCGGCGCCCGGATCGCCGACGGTCAGGTCCGGGTCCTCCAGGTGGGCACGTCGGAACCGGCGTTCTCGGTGCCGCTGAGCAACCCGAACGCGGTGCTGATCCCGGCCCTGTTCACCGCGATCACGTCCTGACGCCGTGCAGTCCTTGGCGTTGGCGCGCAACAGGCTCGCCTGGTACTTCGAGGTGCCGTTGCTGCTCGTCGGGTACTTCCTGTTCGGGCTGGCGCGCGCGGCGGTGGACCGGGGCGAGCCTGCGGCGACCGACAACGCCCTGCTGGTGCAGCGCCTGGAGCAGGCGCTGCGCATCGCGGTGGAGCACCCGCTCAACCAGGCGGTGCTCGACCACCCGGTCGCCATCCACCTGACCGGGTACTTCTACCGGCTGAGCGTGCTGGCGGTGCCGGCCGTCCTGATCTGGCTCTACGTCAGGCGTCCGGAGCGTTACGGCCGGCTGCGGACCGTCCTGGTGGTGGTGATGCTGCTGGACCTCCTGCTGGTCTGGCTCTTCCCGGAGGCACCGCCGCGCTTCGCCCAGCCCGGCGTCGTCGACTACATGGCCGACCACGACATCCTCTTCAGCGCCGAGTCCCGCGTTCCCCGGCCCGGCGTGAACCTGTTGGCGGCCATGCCGAGCATGCACGTCGCCTGGACGACGTGGTGCGCCTACGCCGTCTTCTCGACCCGGCGCATCTGGGCGGCCTGGTTGTTCCCGCTGGCCACCGGGTTCGTCGTGCTGGTCACCGGACACCACTACGTCCTGGACGTCGTGGCGGGTGTCGCTCTCGTGGCGGTCGTGGCCGGTGCCATGGCGCGAGTTGGTCGCGGCGGCGGGTCAGGTACGTGATCTCGGCGGTGTTGCCCGCCAGTGCGATCGCCCGGTCGTAGGCGGCTCGGGACTCCCGGCTGCGGCCCAGGCGGCGCAGCAGGTCGGCGCGGGCGACGTGGTAGGCGTGGTAGCCGGCCAGCTGGGCGTCGAGGCGGTCCACGGTGGCCAGCGCGACCTCCGGGCCGTCGAGTTCGGCGACCGCGACGGCCCGGTTGAGCGCGACCACCGGCGACGGGTCCAGGCGCACCAGTTGGTCGTAGAGGGCGACGACCTGGGACCAGTCGGTGTCGCGCACGTCCCGCGCCGAGGTGTGCACGGCGTTGATCGCGGCGAGGACCTGGTAGCGGCCCGGGGGCTGCCCGGTGGCCAGGCGTTCGCGCACCAGCCGGTGGCCCTCGGCGATCAGGGCCTTGTCCCACGCCCCGCGGTCCTGCTCGTCCAGGGGGACCAGGTCGCCGGTCGCCGAGACGCGGGCGGTGCGGCGGGCCTCGATGAGCAGCATCAGCGCCAGCAGGCCGGCCACCTCGCCGTCGTCGGGCAGCAGCGCGCGGACCAGGCGGGTCAGGCGGATCGCCTCGGCGGTCAGGTCGTGCCGCACGGGGTCGGTGTCCGGGCCGGTGGCCAGGTAGCCCTCGTTGAACACCAGGAACAGCACGGCCAGCACGCCGGACACGCGCGCCGGCAGGTCGGCGGCGGAGGGCACCCGGTACGGGATGCGCGCCGCCTTGATCTTGGCTTTGGCGCGGGTGATCCGCTGTCCCATCGCGCTTTCCCCCACCAGGAACGCGCGGGTGATCTCGGGCACGGTCAGCCCGCCGACCATGCGCAGCGTGAGCGCCAGCCGG
This DNA window, taken from Saccharothrix variisporea, encodes the following:
- a CDS encoding phosphatase PAP2 family protein translates to MQSLALARNRLAWYFEVPLLLVGYFLFGLARAAVDRGEPAATDNALLVQRLEQALRIAVEHPLNQAVLDHPVAIHLTGYFYRLSVLAVPAVLIWLYVRRPERYGRLRTVLVVVMLLDLLLVWLFPEAPPRFAQPGVVDYMADHDILFSAESRVPRPGVNLLAAMPSMHVAWTTWCAYAVFSTRRIWAAWLFPLATGFVVLVTGHHYVLDVVAGVALVAVVAGAMARVGRGGGSGT
- a CDS encoding RNA polymerase sigma factor, with amino-acid sequence MSDVAEAVTRAHREEWARVVAALTKRFGDLDVAEEAAAEAFATAVEHWPAEGVPPNPGAWLTTTAVRKAIDRIRRENKRDDKHKEAQAVYDDDPPEPLGAIDDDRLRLLFTCCHPALAMEARLALTLRMVGGLTVPEITRAFLVGESAMGQRITRAKAKIKAARIPYRVPSAADLPARVSGVLAVLFLVFNEGYLATGPDTDPVRHDLTAEAIRLTRLVRALLPDDGEVAGLLALMLLIEARRTARVSATGDLVPLDEQDRGAWDKALIAEGHRLVRERLATGQPPGRYQVLAAINAVHTSARDVRDTDWSQVVALYDQLVRLDPSPVVALNRAVAVAELDGPEVALATVDRLDAQLAGYHAYHVARADLLRRLGRSRESRAAYDRAIALAGNTAEITYLTRRRDQLAPWHRPRPPRERHPPRRPGRSGVR